One window of the Ananas comosus cultivar F153 linkage group 21, ASM154086v1, whole genome shotgun sequence genome contains the following:
- the LOC109726182 gene encoding two-component response regulator-like PRR1 — MGRNEGAAREAEAAAMGGGGGGHRFLDRSKVRILLCDPKSSQEVLHLLSKCSHQVTSVRSARQLIDVLRAQAADIDIILAEVDLPIAKGFKMLKYITRDKDLRRIPIIMMSSQDEVSVVVKCLRLGPADYLVKPLRTNELLNLWTHMWRRRRTLGLSEKEVFNHDFELALSDPSDANANSTTLLSDDTDDKLKGNSNQETGTSNHREYESNTFGVEPGCVSRTQQTADAAVGGDWASFSGGVFSFPKKTNLRVGEPSAFLAYVKSTPQAKNSNCTQLDGNAGPSEPTKCQDNLHAGSENERIKSRGTHERCSEENEAFQMPTEFTPVCFSSSSTQPESSSEGQNNVSGAPSVFHFPFYYPGMMPSSVHMFQGCLNNVQAHSSPVLLLQYNALPHLPVMPSIPYNHVGVNLQSGHMPATNVWPSVTSTSVPEAKSGRTERRAAALVKFRQKRKERCFDKKIRYVNRKHLAETRPRVRGQFVRHANNVDIQLGGLNAGDDNAEEDEDEEPTSRELELVSSPEYNTRN; from the exons ATGGGGCGGAACGAGGGAGCAGCGAGGGAGGCGGAGGCCGCGGccatgggcggcggcggcggaggccacCGATTCTTGGATCGGAGCAAGGTGAGGATTCTGCTGTGCGACCCCAAAAGCTCCCAAGAGGTGCTCCACCTCCTCTCCAAGTGCTCCCACCAAG TAACTTCAGTGAGGTCTGCAAGACAGTTGATTGACGTGCTTAGGGCTCAGGCAGCAGACATTGATATCATTCTCGCAGAAGTTGATCTCCCCATAGCCAAAGGTTTCAAGATGCTCAAGTACATCACTAGAGACAAGGACTTGAGGCGCATTCCCATCATca TGATGTCTTCTCAAGATGAGGTTTCGGTTGTTGTCAAGTGCCTGCGACTTGGACCAGCTGACTATCTCGTGAAGCCATTGCGTACCAACGAGCTGTTGAACCTTTGGACCCACATGTGGCGAAGAAGACGGACG CTTGGTCTGTCCGAGAAAGAAGTCTTCAACCATGATTTTGAGTTGGCACTGTCAGACCCAAGTGATGCCAATGCAAACAGCACAACTCTATTATCAGATGACACGGATGATAAGCTGAAGGGAAACTCAAATCAGGAAACAGGCACCTCAAATCATCGTGAATATGAG TCTAATACCTTTGGTGTTGAACCCGGGTGTGTTAGCAGAACGCAACAGACGGCAGATGCTGCAGTGGGTGGTGATTGGGCAT CATTCTCAGGGGGAGTCTTTTCATTCCCAAAGAAGACCAATCTGAGGGTTGGCGAGCCTTCTGCATTTCTGGCTTACGTCAAGTCAACCCCACAAGCCAAAAATTCCAACTGTACCCAACTGGATGGAAATGCAGGCCCTTCAGAACCCACGAAATGTCAGGACAATTTACACGCAGGAAGTGAAAACGAGAGAATTAAAAGCAGAGGGACACATGAAAGATGTTCCGAGGAAAATGAAGCATTTCAGATGCCGACAGAGTTTACTCCGGTTTGCTTCTCTTCTTCTAGCACACAGCCAGAATCGAGTAGTGAAGGCCAAAACAATGTCTCTGGCGCTCCGTCGGTCTTCCACTTCCCATTTTATTATCCTGGAATGATGCCCTCGTCAGTGCACATGTTTCAAGGATGCTTAAACAATGTGCAAGCACACAGCTCACCAGTGCTGTTGCTGCAGTATAATGCTCTTCCTCATTTGCCAGTAATGCCATCAATTCCTTATAATCATGTTGGCGTGAATTTGCAATCGGGCCACATGCCTGCCACAAATGTTTGGCCGTCAGTGACGAGCACGTCAGTGCCTGAAGCCAAGTCTGGTCGAACTGAAAGAAGAGCAGCAGCGCTTGTGAAATTCAGGCAGAAAAGGAAGGAACGTTGCTTCGACAAGAAGATTAGATACGTAAATAGGAAGCATCTTGCTGAAACAAGGCCCAGAGTGCGGGGTCAATTTGTGAGGCATGCGAACAATGTAGATATACAGCTTGGTGGACTTAATGCCGGTGATGATAATGCCGAGGAGGATGAAGATGAGGAGCCAACATCAAGAGAACTCGAGCTTGTTTCTTCTCCTGAATATAACACGAGGAACTGA